The following proteins come from a genomic window of bacterium:
- a CDS encoding NYN domain-containing protein produces MSAIKQKEQRVGVFVDVQNMYHSAKNIYKARANFKVILDEAVGGRKLIRAIAYVIKTETGEESAFFEALTKAGYEMKVKDLQIFAGGMKKADWDVGMAMDAVKLAGSLDAVVLVTGDGDFIPLIEYLQNNRGVQVEVMAFGKSASGKLREATDDFTDLGEDQRKFLIRSTKIR; encoded by the coding sequence TTGTCAGCCATAAAACAAAAAGAGCAGCGCGTAGGAGTGTTCGTGGATGTGCAGAACATGTATCATTCCGCAAAGAACATCTACAAGGCTCGCGCGAATTTCAAAGTGATTTTAGATGAGGCGGTGGGCGGGCGAAAGCTTATTCGTGCCATTGCTTATGTCATTAAAACCGAAACGGGAGAGGAGTCCGCGTTTTTTGAGGCGCTTACGAAAGCAGGATACGAAATGAAGGTAAAGGACCTGCAGATCTTCGCCGGCGGTATGAAAAAAGCGGACTGGGACGTGGGCATGGCCATGGATGCGGTGAAGCTTGCCGGGTCTTTGGATGCCGTGGTGCTTGTTACGGGAGATGGAGACTTTATTCCTCTCATCGAATATTTACAAAACAACCGCGGCGTGCAAGTTGAAGTGATGGCATTCGGCAAGAGCGCTTCGGGAAAATTACGGGAGGCCACCGATGATTTTACGGACTTGGGAGAAGATCAGCGAAAATTCCTCATCCGTTCAACAAAGATAAGGTAA